The Pseudomonas sp. R4-35-07 genome contains a region encoding:
- a CDS encoding mannitol dehydrogenase family protein: MKLNKQNLTQLAPDVKVPAYAIASTSQGIAHIGVGGFHRAHQAFYTDALMNTGEGLDWSICGIGLRAEDRKARDDLAGQDYLFTLYELGDTDDTEVRVIGAISDMLLAEDGAQALIDKLAEPAIRIVSLTITEGGYCIDDSNGQFMAHLPQIQHDLAHPGAPQTVFGFICAALTKRRAAGTPAFSVMSCDNLPHNGAVTRKALLAFAALHDAQLHDWIEANVSFPNAMVDRITPMTSTAHRLQLHDEHGIDDAWPVVCEPFVQWVLEDKFVNGRPAWEKVGVQFTDDVTPYEEMKIGLLNGSHLALTYLGFLKGYRFVHDTMNDPLFVAYMRAYMDLDVTPHLAPVPGIDLTAYKQTLVDRFSNQAIADQLERVCSDGSSKFPKFTVPTINRLIADGRETERAALVVAAWALYLKGVDENGVAYTIPDPRAAFCQALVSDDALISQRLLGVEEIFGTAIPNSAAFVAAFERCYVSLRDNGVSATLQNLLQKPA, encoded by the coding sequence ATGAAGCTGAATAAACAGAACCTCACCCAGTTGGCGCCCGACGTGAAAGTGCCAGCCTATGCCATTGCCAGTACATCCCAGGGCATTGCGCATATCGGTGTCGGCGGTTTCCACCGCGCGCACCAGGCGTTTTACACCGACGCCCTGATGAACACCGGCGAGGGCCTGGACTGGAGCATCTGCGGCATTGGCCTGCGGGCCGAAGACCGCAAGGCGCGCGACGACCTGGCCGGCCAGGATTATCTGTTCACCCTGTATGAACTGGGCGACACCGACGACACCGAAGTACGCGTGATCGGCGCCATCAGTGACATGTTGCTGGCAGAAGACGGCGCCCAGGCCCTGATCGATAAACTGGCCGAACCGGCTATCCGTATCGTGTCGCTGACCATCACCGAAGGCGGCTACTGCATCGACGACAGCAACGGCCAATTCATGGCTCACCTGCCGCAGATCCAGCATGACCTGGCGCACCCCGGCGCACCGCAGACCGTGTTCGGGTTTATCTGCGCCGCGCTGACCAAGCGCCGCGCCGCCGGCACCCCGGCGTTCAGCGTGATGTCCTGCGATAACCTGCCGCACAACGGCGCCGTCACCCGCAAGGCCCTCCTCGCATTCGCCGCGCTGCACGATGCGCAACTGCATGACTGGATCGAAGCCAATGTGAGCTTTCCGAACGCCATGGTCGACCGCATCACGCCAATGACCAGCACCGCCCACCGCCTGCAACTGCATGACGAGCACGGCATCGACGATGCATGGCCAGTGGTGTGCGAACCTTTTGTGCAATGGGTGCTGGAAGACAAGTTCGTCAACGGCCGCCCGGCCTGGGAAAAGGTCGGCGTGCAGTTCACCGATGACGTGACGCCTTACGAAGAAATGAAGATCGGCCTGCTCAACGGCAGTCACCTGGCCCTGACGTACCTGGGTTTTCTCAAGGGTTACCGGTTTGTTCACGACACCATGAACGACCCGCTGTTCGTCGCCTACATGCGCGCCTACATGGACCTCGACGTCACGCCACACCTGGCGCCGGTGCCGGGCATCGACCTGACGGCGTACAAGCAGACCCTGGTCGACCGCTTCTCCAACCAGGCAATTGCCGACCAGTTGGAACGGGTGTGCTCGGACGGTTCGTCGAAGTTTCCCAAGTTCACCGTGCCGACCATCAATCGCCTGATTGCCGATGGGCGTGAGACTGAGCGCGCGGCGCTGGTGGTGGCCGCCTGGGCCTTGTATTTGAAGGGTGTCGACGAAAATGGCGTGGCCTACACGATTCCCGATCCGCGTGCCGCGTTCTGCCAGGCGCTGGTGAGTGATGACGCGTTGATCAGCCAGCGCCTGCTGGGGGTTGAAGAGATTTTCGGCACGGCTATTCCCAACTCGGCTGCATTTGTGGCAGCGTTCGAGCGGTGTTATGTGAGCCTGCGTGACAACGGCGTCAGCGCGACCCTACAGAACCTCCTGCAGAAACCGGCTTGA
- a CDS encoding ABC transporter ATP-binding protein, translating to MANLKIKNLQKGFEGFSIIKGIDLEVNDKEFVVFVGPSGCGKSTLLRLIAGLEEVSEGTIELDGRDITEVTPAKRDLAMVFQTYALYPHMSVRKNMSFALDLAGVDKKLVDSKVNEAARILELGPLLERKPKQLSGGQRQRVAIGRAIVRNPKIFLFDEPLSNLDAALRVQMRLELARLHKELQATMIYVTHDQVEAMTLADKVVVLNSGRIEQVGSPLDLYHQPANLFVAGFLGTPKMGFLKGKVTRVEGQGCDVQLDAGTLISLPLSGPTLSVGSAVTLGIRPEHLEIATPGQTTLTVTADVGERLGSDTFCHVITANGEPLTMRIRGDMASQYGETLHLHLDPAHCHLFDTDGVAVARPLRAAA from the coding sequence ATGGCCAACCTGAAAATCAAGAATCTGCAGAAAGGCTTCGAAGGTTTTTCCATCATCAAGGGCATCGACCTGGAAGTGAACGACAAGGAATTCGTGGTATTCGTCGGCCCGTCGGGCTGTGGTAAATCCACGCTGCTGCGGCTGATCGCCGGCCTGGAGGAAGTCAGTGAAGGCACCATCGAGCTGGACGGGCGCGACATCACCGAAGTGACCCCGGCCAAGCGTGACCTGGCGATGGTGTTCCAGACCTACGCCTTGTACCCGCACATGAGCGTGCGCAAGAACATGTCGTTTGCCCTGGACCTGGCCGGCGTCGACAAAAAACTGGTAGATAGCAAGGTCAACGAAGCGGCGCGCATTCTGGAGTTGGGCCCGCTGCTGGAGCGCAAGCCCAAGCAGCTCTCCGGCGGCCAGCGTCAGCGCGTGGCGATTGGCCGGGCGATTGTGCGTAACCCGAAGATCTTCCTGTTCGACGAACCCTTGTCCAACCTCGACGCCGCCCTGCGCGTGCAGATGCGCCTGGAACTGGCACGCCTGCATAAAGAACTGCAAGCGACCATGATCTACGTGACCCATGACCAGGTCGAAGCCATGACCCTGGCCGATAAAGTCGTGGTGCTCAACAGCGGGCGCATCGAACAGGTCGGCTCGCCGCTGGATCTGTACCACCAGCCAGCCAACCTGTTTGTGGCAGGCTTTCTCGGCACGCCGAAAATGGGTTTTCTCAAGGGCAAGGTCACGCGTGTCGAAGGCCAGGGCTGTGACGTGCAGCTCGACGCCGGCACCCTGATCAGCCTGCCGCTCAGCGGCCCGACCTTGAGCGTGGGCAGCGCAGTCACCCTGGGCATTCGCCCGGAACACCTGGAAATCGCCACGCCGGGCCAGACCACCCTGACCGTTACCGCCGACGTCGGCGAACGCCTGGGCAGCGACACCTTCTGCCACGTCATCACCGCCAACGGTGAGCCGTTGACGATGCGCATTCGCGGCGACATGGCCAGCCAGTACGGCGAGACGCTGCACCTGCACCTCGACCCGGCCCACTGCCATCTGTTCGACACCGACGGCGTGGCCGTGGCCCGTCCCCTGCGCGCTGCCGCCTGA
- a CDS encoding carbohydrate ABC transporter permease has product MTLQQSRRLQSLLLGTLAWAIAILIFFPIFWMVLTSFKTEIDAFATPPQLIFTPTLENYLHINERSNYFAYAWNSVLISFSATALCLLISVPAAYSMAFYETKRTKGTLLWMLSTKMLPPVGVLMPIYLLAKSFGLLDTRIALIIIYTLINLPIVVWMVYTYFKDIPKDILEAARLDGATLWQEMVRVLLPIAKGGLASTVLLSLILCWNEAFWSLNLTSSSAAPLTALIASYSSPEGLFWAKLSAVSTLACAPILIFGWISQKQLVRGLSFGAVK; this is encoded by the coding sequence ATGACGCTTCAACAATCCCGCCGCCTGCAAAGCCTGTTGCTCGGCACCCTGGCCTGGGCCATCGCGATCCTGATTTTCTTCCCGATCTTCTGGATGGTGCTGACCAGCTTCAAGACCGAAATCGACGCGTTCGCCACGCCGCCGCAGCTTATCTTCACGCCGACGCTGGAGAACTACCTGCACATCAACGAGCGCAGCAACTACTTCGCCTACGCCTGGAACTCGGTGCTGATCTCGTTCAGCGCCACCGCCCTGTGCCTGCTGATTTCGGTGCCGGCCGCCTACTCCATGGCCTTCTACGAGACAAAGCGCACCAAGGGCACGCTACTGTGGATGCTGTCCACCAAGATGCTGCCGCCGGTGGGCGTGCTGATGCCGATCTACCTGCTGGCCAAGAGCTTTGGCCTGCTCGATACGCGCATCGCGCTGATCATTATCTACACCCTGATCAACCTGCCGATTGTGGTGTGGATGGTTTACACCTACTTCAAGGACATTCCCAAGGACATCCTCGAAGCCGCACGTTTGGATGGCGCCACCCTGTGGCAGGAAATGGTGCGGGTGCTGCTGCCGATCGCCAAGGGCGGCCTGGCCTCCACCGTGCTGCTGTCGCTGATCCTGTGCTGGAACGAAGCCTTCTGGTCGTTGAACCTGACGTCATCGAGCGCCGCGCCGCTGACCGCGCTGATCGCCTCCTATTCGAGCCCCGAAGGCTTGTTCTGGGCCAAATTGTCCGCCGTGTCGACCCTGGCCTGCGCGCCGATCCTGATTTTCGGCTGGATCAGCCAGAAACAACTGGTGCGCGGCCTGTCCTTTGGCGCCGTTAAATAA
- a CDS encoding carbohydrate ABC transporter permease encodes MNTTPKNRLANPGWFLVSPSVALLLLWMIVPLGMTLYFSLIRYNLLYPGENQFVGLENFTYFVTDSGFLPGATNTLLLVGSVLLISVVFGVLISALLEASEFFGRGLVRVLLISPFFIMPTVGALIWKNLIFHPVSGILAAVWKFFGAEPVDWLAHYPLLSIIIIVSWQWLPFAILLLMTAMQSLDQEQKEAARLDGAGAIAIFWHLTLPHLARPIAVVVMIETIFLLSVFAEIFTTTNGGPGYASTNLAYLIYNQALVQFDVGMASAGGLIAVVIANIAAIILVRMIGKNLTDKP; translated from the coding sequence ATGAATACAACGCCCAAAAACCGCCTGGCCAACCCCGGCTGGTTCCTCGTCAGCCCCTCGGTGGCCTTGTTGCTGCTGTGGATGATCGTGCCCCTGGGCATGACCCTGTACTTCTCCTTGATCCGCTACAACCTGCTCTACCCCGGCGAAAACCAGTTCGTGGGGCTGGAGAACTTCACTTACTTCGTCACCGACTCGGGCTTCCTGCCCGGCGCCACTAACACGCTGTTGCTGGTGGGCAGCGTGCTGCTGATCAGCGTGGTGTTCGGCGTATTGATCAGTGCGCTGCTGGAGGCCAGTGAGTTCTTCGGCCGCGGCCTGGTGCGGGTGTTGTTGATTTCGCCGTTCTTCATCATGCCCACCGTCGGCGCGTTGATATGGAAGAACCTGATTTTCCACCCGGTGTCGGGGATTCTCGCTGCGGTGTGGAAGTTCTTCGGCGCAGAACCCGTGGACTGGCTGGCGCACTACCCGCTGCTGTCGATCATCATCATTGTGTCGTGGCAGTGGCTGCCCTTCGCCATTTTGCTGCTCATGACCGCCATGCAGTCCCTCGACCAGGAACAAAAGGAAGCCGCACGCCTGGACGGTGCCGGCGCCATCGCGATTTTCTGGCACCTGACCCTGCCGCACCTGGCCCGTCCGATTGCCGTGGTGGTGATGATTGAAACCATCTTTTTGCTCTCGGTGTTCGCCGAAATCTTCACCACCACCAACGGTGGCCCCGGCTACGCCTCGACCAACCTCGCCTACCTGATCTACAACCAGGCGCTGGTGCAGTTCGACGTGGGCATGGCCTCGGCCGGCGGCTTGATTGCCGTGGTCATCGCCAACATCGCGGCGATCATCCTGGTGCGGATGATCGGCAAAAACCTGACTGACAAGCCTTGA
- a CDS encoding sugar ABC transporter substrate-binding protein, with product MLTCMTLSAVSLGAQTLTIATVNNSDMIRMQKLSKTFEAEHPEIKLNWVVLEENVLRQRLTTDIATQGGQFDVLTIGMYEAALWGAKGWLEPMKDLPASYDLDDVFPSVRDGLSVKGSLYALPFYAESSITYYRTDLFKDAGLSMPEHPTWSQIGEYAAKLTDKSKEQYGLCLRGKAGWGENMALITTLANGYGARWFDEKWQPQFNGPEWKDALNFYVDNMKKSGPPGASSNGFNENLALFNSGKCAIWVDASVAGSFVTDKSQSKVAEHVGFTFAPHEKTDKGTSWLYSWSLAIPTSSKAKDAAKVFTTWATSKEYGALVAKTDGVANVPPGTRQSTYSDAYMKAAPFAKVTLESLKVADPTKPTEKPVPYIGIQLVTIPEFQAIGTQVGKFFSGALTGQQTVDAALTAAQTTTEREMKRAGYPK from the coding sequence ATGTTGACCTGCATGACCCTCAGCGCCGTCAGCCTCGGCGCGCAAACCCTGACGATTGCCACCGTCAATAACAGCGACATGATCCGCATGCAGAAGCTCTCGAAAACCTTCGAGGCCGAGCATCCAGAGATCAAGCTGAACTGGGTGGTGCTCGAAGAAAATGTGTTGCGCCAACGCCTGACCACCGATATTGCCACTCAGGGCGGCCAGTTCGACGTGTTGACCATCGGCATGTACGAAGCCGCACTCTGGGGCGCCAAGGGCTGGCTGGAGCCGATGAAGGACCTGCCGGCTTCCTACGACCTTGATGACGTGTTCCCTTCGGTACGCGACGGCCTGTCGGTCAAAGGCTCGCTGTACGCCCTGCCGTTCTATGCCGAAAGCTCGATCACCTATTACCGCACCGACCTGTTCAAGGACGCCGGGCTGAGCATGCCCGAGCATCCGACCTGGAGCCAGATCGGCGAATACGCGGCCAAACTCACCGACAAGAGCAAAGAGCAATACGGCCTGTGCCTGCGCGGTAAAGCCGGCTGGGGCGAAAACATGGCGCTGATCACCACCTTGGCCAACGGCTACGGCGCACGCTGGTTCGATGAGAAGTGGCAGCCGCAATTCAATGGCCCCGAGTGGAAAGACGCGCTGAACTTCTACGTCGACAACATGAAAAAATCCGGCCCGCCGGGTGCGTCCAGCAACGGTTTCAACGAGAACCTGGCGCTGTTCAACAGCGGCAAGTGCGCGATCTGGGTGGACGCCAGCGTGGCCGGCTCGTTTGTCACCGACAAGAGCCAGAGCAAAGTGGCCGAGCATGTCGGCTTCACCTTTGCGCCCCACGAGAAGACCGACAAGGGCACTTCGTGGCTGTACTCCTGGAGCCTGGCGATCCCCACCAGCTCCAAGGCCAAGGACGCCGCCAAGGTGTTCACCACCTGGGCCACCTCCAAGGAATATGGCGCATTGGTCGCCAAGACCGACGGCGTCGCCAACGTACCCCCAGGTACCCGCCAATCCACCTACAGCGACGCGTACATGAAGGCCGCGCCGTTCGCCAAGGTGACCCTGGAATCGCTGAAAGTGGCGGACCCGACCAAACCCACCGAAAAACCGGTGCCGTATATCGGTATTCAATTGGTGACCATTCCTGAATTCCAGGCGATCGGTACCCAGGTCGGCAAGTTCTTCTCCGGCGCGCTGACCGGCCAGCAGACGGTCGATGCCGCACTGACGGCCGCACAGACCACCACCGAGCGGGAAATGAAGCGGGCCGGTTACCCCAAATAA
- a CDS encoding chitin binding peritrophin-A domain-containing protein: protein MAVSACATEPPLESREPACTRAGYFKSTNVVGGYHRCVFSQNINRWIQYPFNCPAGLEFDESVGTCVRP from the coding sequence ATGGCTGTGAGTGCCTGTGCCACCGAGCCACCACTGGAGTCACGAGAACCGGCTTGCACGAGAGCCGGCTACTTCAAAAGCACCAATGTGGTGGGTGGTTACCATCGCTGTGTATTCAGCCAAAACATTAATCGGTGGATTCAATACCCGTTTAACTGCCCGGCCGGGTTGGAGTTCGATGAGTCCGTGGGTACCTGTGTAAGGCCCTGA
- a CDS encoding AraC family transcriptional regulator codes for MTRATRITDPSYELMDDHNGLSIIYRQHGFPCPLVRWHFHKEYELHLIVASSGKVFIGDYIGNFYPESLFLTGPNLPHNWISQVEADETVPKRDMLVNFTDELLENGSQIFTELRSLAPLLERAQYGIEFRCKTTIARAMDLMQRIEDTQGMARLGHFFILLEVLSACEDYHLLSGATTPQLADEHSIDRTNRAVDYIFAHYARELPLEEVADYLGMKPTYFSRVFKQATGRTFIEFVNRLRISKSCELLADGDKAVTDVCFESGFNNISNFNRRFQQLKGMTPSHYRRLAVQRLTERNQA; via the coding sequence ATGACCCGAGCAACGCGCATCACCGACCCTTCCTACGAGTTGATGGACGACCATAACGGCCTGTCCATCATCTATCGCCAGCACGGCTTTCCCTGCCCGCTGGTGCGCTGGCACTTCCATAAGGAATACGAGCTGCACCTGATCGTCGCCAGCTCCGGAAAAGTGTTCATTGGCGACTACATCGGCAACTTCTATCCCGAAAGCCTGTTCCTGACGGGCCCCAATTTGCCGCATAACTGGATCAGCCAGGTGGAGGCCGATGAGACAGTCCCCAAGCGCGACATGCTGGTGAACTTTACCGACGAGTTGCTGGAAAACGGCAGTCAGATCTTCACCGAACTCAGAAGCCTGGCGCCGCTGCTCGAACGCGCCCAGTACGGCATCGAATTCCGCTGCAAGACCACCATCGCGCGAGCCATGGATCTGATGCAGCGCATCGAAGACACCCAGGGCATGGCGCGGCTGGGGCACTTCTTTATCTTGCTGGAAGTATTGAGCGCCTGCGAGGACTACCATCTGCTGTCGGGTGCCACTACACCGCAGCTGGCCGATGAGCACAGCATCGACCGCACCAACCGCGCGGTGGATTATATCTTTGCCCACTACGCCCGCGAGCTACCGTTGGAGGAAGTGGCGGACTACCTGGGCATGAAGCCCACCTATTTTTCCCGCGTGTTCAAACAGGCTACCGGGCGCACGTTTATCGAGTTCGTCAACCGGCTGCGCATCAGCAAGTCCTGCGAGTTGCTGGCCGATGGCGACAAGGCGGTGACGGATGTGTGCTTTGAGTCGGGCTTCAATAACATTTCCAACTTCAACCGGCGCTTTCAGCAGCTCAAGGGCATGACCCCATCGCACTATCGGCGCCTGGCCGTACAACGGCTGACCGAGCGTAACCAGGCCTGA
- a CDS encoding glycosyltransferase translates to MNHPATKVLVIGYVWPEPRSSAAGGHMMQILQSFLTQGWDITFSSPATVGEHKADLPALGIRECAIELNNSSFDDFIRELAPDIVLFDRFMMEEQFGWRVEKCCPDALRVLETSDLQSLRDARHVRLKAALKADPERDDFTALFAPDLEQEFQRMADTDLAKREIAAIYRCDISLMISDVEIRLLTEQFKVPAALLHWCPLMMQPPTAAFAPFEDRAHFLSIGNFRHAPNWDAVLWMKHSLWPLIRQQLPGAQLHIYGAYTPPKATALHNPAQGFHVMNWAEDALQVMTAARICLAPLRFGAGIKGKLADAMLCGTPTITTPIGAEAMGAEQPWPGAIEHSAPALAAAAVSLYQDGERWTQAQEHGRQLLARRYDQTFHGPALVACLEHCRSQLDAHRRDNFTGSMLRHHAHKSTQYMSQWIEAKNRSL, encoded by the coding sequence ATGAATCATCCCGCCACCAAAGTCCTGGTCATCGGTTACGTCTGGCCGGAGCCGCGTTCTTCGGCTGCGGGCGGGCATATGATGCAAATTCTGCAGAGTTTTCTTACACAAGGTTGGGACATCACCTTCAGCAGCCCGGCCACCGTCGGCGAGCACAAGGCCGACTTGCCGGCGCTGGGCATCCGTGAATGCGCCATCGAGCTCAATAACAGCAGCTTCGACGACTTCATCCGTGAGCTGGCGCCGGACATCGTGCTGTTCGACCGTTTCATGATGGAAGAACAGTTCGGCTGGCGCGTGGAAAAATGCTGCCCCGACGCCCTGCGCGTGCTGGAAACCTCCGACCTGCAAAGCCTGCGCGACGCCCGGCATGTGCGGCTCAAGGCGGCGCTCAAAGCCGATCCGGAGCGTGATGACTTTACCGCCCTGTTCGCCCCGGACCTGGAGCAGGAATTCCAACGGATGGCCGACACCGACCTGGCCAAACGCGAAATTGCCGCGATCTACCGCTGCGACATCAGCCTGATGATCTCCGACGTGGAGATCCGCCTGCTCACCGAGCAGTTCAAGGTGCCCGCCGCCCTGCTCCACTGGTGCCCGTTGATGATGCAGCCGCCGACCGCAGCCTTCGCGCCGTTCGAAGACCGCGCGCACTTTCTCAGCATCGGCAACTTCCGCCACGCGCCCAACTGGGACGCGGTGTTGTGGATGAAGCACAGCCTCTGGCCGCTGATCCGCCAGCAATTACCGGGCGCCCAGTTGCACATCTACGGCGCCTACACCCCGCCCAAGGCCACCGCCCTGCACAACCCGGCGCAGGGCTTTCATGTGATGAACTGGGCCGAAGATGCGCTGCAAGTGATGACGGCCGCACGCATCTGCCTGGCGCCGCTGCGCTTTGGCGCGGGGATCAAGGGCAAACTGGCGGACGCGATGCTGTGTGGCACGCCGACTATCACCACGCCAATCGGTGCCGAAGCCATGGGCGCTGAACAGCCCTGGCCGGGGGCAATCGAGCACAGCGCCCCGGCCCTGGCCGCTGCCGCCGTGAGCCTCTACCAAGACGGCGAACGCTGGACCCAGGCCCAGGAACACGGCCGTCAGCTGCTTGCCCGGCGCTATGACCAAACTTTCCACGGCCCAGCGCTGGTGGCCTGCCTGGAACACTGTCGCAGCCAGCTGGACGCCCATCGACGGGATAATTTCACCGGCAGCATGCTGCGCCACCATGCGCATAAAAGTACGCAGTACATGTCTCAATGGATCGAGGCAAAAAACCGCAGTCTTTAA
- the tpx gene encoding thiol peroxidase, producing MAQVTLKGNPVQVEGELPKVGAKAADFTLTAGDLSNATLATFAGKRKVLNIFPSVDTPTCATSVRKFNAQANDVENTVVLCISTDLPFAQARFCGSEGLENVKNLSDFRDSDFAVDYGVAIADGPLKGLTARAVVVLDENDTVLHSELVKEIAEEPNYDAALAVLK from the coding sequence ATGGCTCAAGTTACCCTCAAAGGCAACCCGGTCCAGGTTGAAGGCGAACTGCCGAAAGTCGGCGCCAAAGCTGCAGATTTCACCCTGACCGCCGGCGATCTGTCCAACGCCACCCTGGCTACCTTTGCCGGCAAGCGCAAAGTGCTGAACATCTTCCCAAGCGTTGACACCCCAACCTGCGCGACTTCGGTGCGCAAGTTCAACGCCCAGGCCAACGATGTGGAAAACACCGTGGTGCTGTGCATCTCCACCGACCTGCCATTCGCCCAGGCGCGTTTCTGCGGCTCCGAAGGCCTGGAAAACGTGAAGAACCTGTCGGACTTCCGCGATTCGGATTTCGCCGTTGATTACGGTGTGGCGATTGCCGACGGCCCGCTCAAGGGCCTGACCGCTCGCGCGGTGGTGGTGCTGGACGAAAACGACACTGTGCTGCACAGCGAGTTGGTCAAGGAAATCGCTGAAGAGCCAAACTACGACGCAGCCCTGGCTGTGTTGAAGTAA
- a CDS encoding MdtA/MuxA family multidrug efflux RND transporter periplasmic adaptor subunit, translating into MVDHSMQSSPRNSRRWLFGLLVLLVIAGLCWKFWPNGAAHKDAPAGHTGKTGMARPGFGGATGPVPVRVAPAALGDFPVYYKALGTVTALNTINVRSRVGGELVKIAFEEGQMVKAGDLLAEIDPRSYQNALLQAQGTLLQNQAQLKNAQVDVERYRGLYAQDSIAKQTLDTAEALVMQYQGTVKTNQGAVDDAKLNLEFTKIRAPIAGRVGLRQLDVGNLVAANDTTALAVITQTQPISVAFTLPENTLETVLARYHAGNKLPVEAWDRGDAKKQAVGVLQSLDNQIDVTTGTLKFKARFDNKDQALFPNQFVNVHLLADTLHNVVLAPSAAIQFGNNGTFVYKLDGDKKVKVQPLVVGDTDGDNTVIKQGLAAGDRVVMEGTDRLKDGSEIEVVNDSSEVPTTPTEHLQGKPAAKGETGTDGGKAQKVGA; encoded by the coding sequence ATGGTTGATCACTCCATGCAATCCTCCCCCCGCAACTCCCGTCGCTGGCTGTTCGGCCTGCTTGTGCTGCTGGTTATCGCCGGCCTGTGCTGGAAATTCTGGCCCAACGGTGCGGCCCATAAAGACGCGCCGGCCGGGCACACCGGCAAGACCGGTATGGCGCGCCCAGGGTTTGGCGGTGCCACCGGCCCAGTGCCGGTGCGGGTGGCGCCTGCGGCACTGGGTGATTTCCCGGTGTACTACAAGGCATTGGGCACGGTGACGGCGCTCAACACCATTAATGTGCGCAGCCGGGTGGGCGGCGAGCTGGTGAAGATCGCCTTTGAAGAAGGGCAGATGGTCAAGGCCGGCGACCTGCTGGCCGAAATCGACCCGCGCAGCTACCAGAACGCCTTGCTCCAGGCCCAGGGCACGTTGTTGCAGAACCAGGCCCAGCTGAAAAACGCCCAGGTCGACGTCGAGCGTTATCGCGGCCTGTATGCCCAGGACAGCATCGCCAAGCAGACCCTGGACACCGCCGAAGCGCTGGTGATGCAGTACCAGGGCACGGTCAAGACCAACCAGGGCGCGGTCGACGATGCCAAGCTGAACCTTGAATTCACCAAGATCCGCGCGCCGATTGCCGGTCGCGTCGGCCTGCGTCAGCTCGATGTCGGCAACCTGGTGGCCGCCAACGACACCACCGCCCTCGCGGTGATCACTCAGACCCAACCAATCAGCGTGGCCTTCACCCTGCCGGAAAATACCCTGGAAACCGTGCTGGCCCGTTACCACGCCGGCAACAAACTGCCGGTGGAAGCCTGGGACCGTGGCGACGCGAAAAAGCAGGCGGTGGGCGTGCTGCAAAGCCTGGACAACCAGATCGACGTGACCACCGGCACCCTGAAATTCAAGGCGCGCTTCGATAACAAGGATCAGGCGCTGTTCCCCAATCAGTTCGTCAATGTGCATCTGCTGGCCGACACCTTGCACAACGTGGTACTGGCACCTTCCGCTGCGATCCAGTTCGGTAACAACGGCACCTTCGTCTACAAGCTCGATGGCGACAAGAAGGTCAAGGTCCAGCCGCTGGTGGTGGGCGACACCGATGGCGACAACACCGTGATCAAGCAAGGCCTCGCGGCGGGTGATCGGGTGGTCATGGAAGGCACCGACCGTCTCAAGGACGGCAGTGAAATCGAAGTGGTCAACGACAGCAGCGAAGTGCCGACCACCCCGACCGAACACCTGCAAGGCAAACCCGCGGCAAAAGGGGAGACCGGCACTGACGGCGGCAAGGCGCAAAAGGTCGGCGCATGA